CCAGGCCGCCCGCGACGCCGTACAGCTGGCCCGGGGCGAGGTGAAGATCCGTCAGGGCGACCTGCTTCCGCAGGCCGACGTCACCGCCAACTATTACCCCTACCGCGCCGGCTTCCAGCGCGACATCAAGTGGGACGCGACCTTCAACGTGGGAATCCCGGTCTTCAACTGGGAGACGGTCGGGCAGATCCGCGAGGCCAAGACCCTGGCCAAGCAGGCCCAGCTCCAGGAAGAGCTCACCCGCCGCAGCGCCGG
This genomic window from Deltaproteobacteria bacterium PRO3 contains:
- a CDS encoding TolC family protein → QAARDAVQLARGEVKIRQGDLLPQADVTANYYPYRAGFQRDIKWDATFNVGIPVFNWETVGQIREAKTLAKQAQLQEELTRRSAGTEVQKSYDGYVSSRNQFKKFQSAADKARNSYGLQAQDFKDSLINTIDLLQSQQTWLDALRQRNTAEVQTWLDWLALQVTAGAMP